The genomic interval TGCTTAAAAACAACAGAAAAAGAGCCGCCCCTGCGAACGTGAAACCATCAAAGCAACCGTAAGTACCCGACATGTTCACGAAGCAGTAAGACAAGCTCATTAATATCGGTTATTTAATTATTGTTATAAGTTAATCAAATTGACCGAATGGCTGAGTATTAGGCTTATATCCATATTTTCCGTCACTATAACCAACTTGTGCGTAATATCTTTTTCCATTTTTTTCGAAACCAACCCATACATAGCCGTCGTTAACATATTTATAGTCATAAATTAAATATTGTCCTTTTTTCAAGGTGTCGAATTGTTTTCCATCATTATTCGGTTGAGAGTATACGGCCACACCTTTCTGATGGGTTACTTTAAATCTGCCATTTTCGTAACGCATTGTGACACCTGATTTTGTTTTTTGCCAGTTGCTCGTAACTGCATTGCTATTATAAGGTGTATCTGAATAACTTAATTCTGAGAAGTTCACTTTAGTAAATGCACCAAATGGCTTACTTCCAACTTTGTATCCAATTTTTCCATCACTAAAACCTGTTTGAACATAATAACGTTGGTGATTTTTCTCAAAACTTACCCATACATAACCATCATTAACATATTTATAATCGTAATTAAGCTTTGTACTCGGCTTCAAATTTGTTACCTGTTTGCCATCATTATTAGGAGCTTGATAAACTGCAGCGCCTTCTTTTCTTGTTACGGTGTATTGCCCATTTTCATGTCTATAAGTAATGCCACTTCTCGTCTTCATCCAGTCACTAACTACGGATTGAGGGTTTAAAACAGTATCAGAATAAGAAGAATCAGGTTGAGGCCATTCGTTAGAGAAATTCGGTCTGATAAAATAAGCTACATCTGTATATTGATGCGATGCTAATCTTCCAACCTCTCCATATGACAAGTTTCCGCTAATATTTTGTTCTAAAGAAGTAAACTGGTTTAAATTCGCTTCTTTAACAATACCGATGTGACCATAACTTGCATTCCATGATCTAGGATACCAAACGACAATGTCACCTGGTTTTGGTAAAAAATTTGGTGTGTTGGCATAAACTTTAGCGTAGTTGCCTAATGCATTATTTTTCGCTTGGTAGGCATTACCATTTAAGCGAACATTCCCATTCGATAACTGATACATATAATCTATCGCTAAGTCCATACATTGATAGCCATAATACCCATCAAAATCCACGCCCACACCGATATGATTTTGTATGTAACGTGAGGCATCTTCCTGTGACCACCGATGCGTATTTACTGTATCAGCAAAAGCATTTTGATTTTCAAAAATGTTGAGAAGGTAGAGCGATGTTGTTGTCATTGTATGTTTTGATAAGAAACTTTTAAAATGTATATCTTCTAAGTTATCTTTGTTAATAAAAGACAGTCCCCCTATAACAAGAACTGTCCCCATGCCTATTTTCATGCTCATTCTTAAAACTTTTGAACCATTTTTCATGTATGTTCCTCCTCAATATAGAAATCATTGCAATTTAAATAATAACAAACGTTTATTAAAAATATAGATAAAATTGTAAAATATATTTTATTGTTTTATTAAGCAGGCATTTACATTATAAAAAGTATTTTATTTTATCCCGATTAAGGCACTTTTTATAAAGAAGAGAAAATTCATTCGTCAATTCACTTTATTAAGAAAAACGGAGGAAAAATGACGGGTACAGTAACATTCTTCACATTTTAAAAGGGAGGCGCATGATTCATTAGTGTAATAAAAAATGTACATGTGGTTAAAGTCAGATCTTGTATAGAACGGCGAAGATATA from Staphylococcus sp. MI 10-1553 carries:
- a CDS encoding SH3 domain-containing protein; protein product: MKNGSKVLRMSMKIGMGTVLVIGGLSFINKDNLEDIHFKSFLSKHTMTTTSLYLLNIFENQNAFADTVNTHRWSQEDASRYIQNHIGVGVDFDGYYGYQCMDLAIDYMYQLSNGNVRLNGNAYQAKNNALGNYAKVYANTPNFLPKPGDIVVWYPRSWNASYGHIGIVKEANLNQFTSLEQNISGNLSYGEVGRLASHQYTDVAYFIRPNFSNEWPQPDSSYSDTVLNPQSVVSDWMKTRSGITYRHENGQYTVTRKEGAAVYQAPNNDGKQVTNLKPSTKLNYDYKYVNDGYVWVSFEKNHQRYYVQTGFSDGKIGYKVGSKPFGAFTKVNFSELSYSDTPYNSNAVTSNWQKTKSGVTMRYENGRFKVTHQKGVAVYSQPNNDGKQFDTLKKGQYLIYDYKYVNDGYVWVGFEKNGKRYYAQVGYSDGKYGYKPNTQPFGQFD